In Syntrophales bacterium, the following are encoded in one genomic region:
- a CDS encoding pyridoxal phosphate-dependent aminotransferase family protein gives MFTKRYKNRLILQQQAGLYRNPPEITGREGKHLIVDGRKVLNFASNDYLGLSTSEDLRKKVSKNFQKYSTSSSSSRLVSGNYSIINRAEEEYASFFGYEDALFFPSGYQANVGILSTLFEKGDSVIFDKHIHASSVKGMTLSGAKFYGYNHNSMSHLKKRLDSNKEDQVAVLTESLFSMDGDLLDTRGFGQLKKSYRFLSVVDEAHAYGAIGEGGRGIAHDVADVAVGTFGKALGLFGAFALLPGGIKEYLFNFSSPLIYTTTLPEAHAASAIDLLEIVSRSEERRNNLREVSCILKEGLKREGFRLTGDAHIIALEIGEEAKAAKVSQSLLERGIFVLPARYPTVPIGRAILRISITALHTEEDIKAFIDALVSRQ, from the coding sequence ATGTTTACAAAACGATATAAGAACAGATTGATCCTTCAGCAGCAAGCCGGCCTCTACCGAAATCCGCCTGAAATAACGGGAAGGGAAGGGAAACATCTCATTGTCGACGGCAGAAAGGTGTTGAATTTTGCATCCAATGACTACCTCGGCCTCAGTACGTCAGAGGATCTCCGCAAGAAAGTCTCCAAAAATTTCCAGAAATACAGCACCTCATCCTCCTCATCACGACTCGTTTCTGGCAATTATTCGATCATAAACCGGGCGGAAGAGGAGTATGCCTCCTTTTTCGGTTATGAGGATGCCCTCTTTTTCCCCAGCGGCTATCAGGCGAATGTGGGAATCCTCTCCACATTGTTCGAAAAGGGGGATAGTGTAATATTCGACAAACATATTCATGCCAGCAGTGTAAAGGGGATGACCTTGAGCGGGGCTAAATTCTATGGATATAATCACAACTCTATGTCGCATCTTAAAAAGAGGCTGGACAGCAACAAGGAAGACCAGGTTGCCGTATTGACTGAATCACTTTTCAGTATGGATGGTGATTTGCTGGATACCCGGGGTTTTGGGCAACTCAAGAAGAGCTATCGGTTTCTGAGTGTTGTGGATGAAGCCCATGCATATGGTGCTATTGGTGAAGGCGGAAGGGGTATTGCTCATGATGTGGCGGATGTTGCGGTGGGAACCTTTGGTAAGGCCCTGGGTCTTTTCGGTGCGTTTGCACTGCTGCCAGGGGGAATCAAAGAATATCTGTTCAATTTTTCTTCACCGCTTATTTACACAACCACTCTGCCGGAAGCGCATGCCGCCTCTGCGATAGATCTGCTGGAGATTGTTTCTCGCTCCGAGGAGAGGAGAAACAACTTGCGGGAAGTAAGCTGTATTTTAAAAGAAGGTCTGAAACGTGAAGGCTTTCGGCTAACCGGAGATGCCCATATCATTGCCCTCGAAATTGGTGAAGAAGCCAAGGCGGCAAAAGTGTCTCAGAGTTTACTTGAAAGGGGTATATTTGTTCTGCCTGCCAGATACCCTACGGTACCGATCGGCAGGGCGATACTCAGGATCAGTATAACTGCCCTGCATACTGAAGAAGATATAAAGGCGTTTATTGACGCACTGGTAAGTAGGCAGTAG